One window from the genome of Aricia agestis chromosome 6, ilAriAges1.1, whole genome shotgun sequence encodes:
- the LOC121727884 gene encoding GPN-loop GTPase 3 has translation MRYAQLVVGPAGSGKSTYCSTILKHAAATKRIVEVVNLDPAAEHFDYEPLVDIRELIHLDDAMEDEELQFGPNGGLVFCIETLLENLDWLEEQLGDVDDDYILFDCPGQIELYTHLPVMRKLVDTLEKWNFRICVVFMIDSQFMVDGAKFLSGTMAALSVMVNLELPHVNILTKMDLLSKTARKQLDNYLDPDPHILLADMRNAKSKWHEKYAKLTEAIGEVIENFSLVRFYPLNIKDEESIENILLTIDNIIQYGEDADVKIRDFDEPDPDEDE, from the exons atgcgCTATGCACAACTAGTTGTGGGTCCGGCGGGAAGTGGAAAA TCTACATATTGTTCAACAATATTAAAACATGCTGCTGCCACGAAGAGAATCGTCGAAGTAGTAAATTTAGATCCAGCGGCTGAACACTTTGATTATGAACCTTTGGTAGACATAAGGGAGTTAATACACCTTGACGATGCCATGGAGGATGAAGAACTGCAATTCGGGCCTAATGGGGGTCTTGTTTTTTGTATAGA AACCCTTCTGGAGAACTTAGATTGGTTGGAAGAGCAGCTTGGTGATGTAGATGATGACTACATCCTGTTCGACTGTCCAGGCCAGATAGAACTATATACACATTTACCTGTGATGAGAAAGCTCGTAGACACCCTGGAGAAGTGGAACTTCAGAATATGTGTTGTGTTCATGATTGACTCGCAATTCATGGTTGATGGTGCAAAGTTTTTGTCAG GTACAATGGCTGCTCTCAGTGTGATGGTGAATTTGGAATTGCCTCATGTAAACATATTAACCAAAATGGATCTACTAAGTAAAACAGCACGGAAACAGCTGGACAA CTATTTAGATCCAGATCCACATATTTTATTAGCAGACATGAGAAATGCTAAGTCAAAATGGCATGAAAAGTATGCTAAACTAACAGAAGCCATTGGAGAAGTTATTGAAAACTTTAGTTTAGTTAGATTCTATCCTCTCAATATAAAAGATGAAGAAAGCATAGAGAATATTCTACTCACAATAGACAACATCATACAGTATGGCGAAGACGCTGATGTGAAAATCAGAGATTTTGATGAACCTGATCCTGATGAGGATGAATAA